From the genome of Bacteroides sp. MSB163, one region includes:
- a CDS encoding DUF3244 domain-containing protein has product MKRVLSILFLFLILGSSVKAQLGFGVKEIVFVQKSGDRDISDQAESTSPEDAPKTRSVVLQPVYAYLDNGEITVYFATVFPTVAINVINETTGKTVCSKALLSPTNFSIDLNGEDSGEYIIEVISDGTSFEGTFSL; this is encoded by the coding sequence ATGAAAAGAGTATTATCTATTTTATTTCTATTCTTGATTTTAGGTAGCTCAGTAAAAGCACAATTGGGCTTTGGAGTTAAGGAGATTGTGTTTGTACAAAAAAGTGGTGACAGAGATATAAGTGATCAGGCTGAATCTACCAGTCCGGAAGATGCTCCCAAAACTCGTAGTGTTGTTCTCCAACCGGTTTATGCTTACTTGGATAATGGAGAAATAACTGTTTATTTTGCAACAGTATTCCCTACTGTTGCAATCAATGTTATTAATGAAACTACAGGGAAAACTGTTTGTTCAAAGGCGCTTCTTAGTCCTACAAACTTTTCTATTGATTTGAACGGAGAAGATAGTGGAGAATATATAATAGAGGTTATTTCTGACGGAACCTCCTTTGAAGGCACTTTTTCTTTATAA
- a CDS encoding acetyl-CoA hydrolase/transferase family protein — MAFNYISAAEAASLIKHGYNIGLSGFTPAGTAKAVTAELAKIAEAEHAKGNPFQIGIFTGASTGDSCDGILSRAKAIRYRAPYTTNSDFRKAVNSGEIAYNDIHLSQMAQEVRYGFMGKVNIAIIEACEVTPDGKIYLTAAGGIAPTVCRLADQIIVELNAAHSKNAMGLHDVYEPLDPPYRREIPIYKPSDRIGQPFIQVDPKKIVGIVETNWPDEARGFADADPLTDKIGQNVADFLAADMKRGIIPSTFLPLQSGVGNIANAVLGALGRDKTIPAFEMYTEVIQNSVIGLIRDGRVKFGSACSLTVTNDCLQGIYDDMDFFRDKLVLRPSEISNSPEVVRRLGVISINTAIEADLYGNVNSTHIGGTKMMNGIGGSGDFTRNAYISIFTCPSVAKEGKISAIVPMVSHHDHTEHDVNIVITEQGVADLRGKSPKERAQAIIENCVHPDYKNILWDYLKITDGKSQTPQAVRAALAMHAELAKSGDMKNVDWAQYK; from the coding sequence ATGGCATTCAATTACATCTCGGCAGCGGAAGCTGCAAGCCTGATCAAACATGGCTACAACATCGGCTTGAGCGGATTTACTCCCGCTGGAACAGCCAAAGCCGTTACGGCAGAATTAGCAAAAATAGCGGAAGCTGAACATGCAAAAGGAAACCCTTTCCAGATAGGTATCTTTACCGGTGCCTCTACGGGTGATTCCTGCGACGGCATACTTTCACGCGCCAAAGCTATCCGCTACCGTGCTCCTTACACAACCAATTCCGATTTCCGTAAAGCAGTAAACAGCGGAGAGATTGCCTATAACGACATCCACTTGTCTCAGATGGCACAGGAAGTTCGTTACGGTTTCATGGGCAAAGTAAACATTGCCATTATCGAAGCTTGCGAAGTAACTCCCGACGGCAAGATTTATCTGACCGCAGCCGGTGGTATTGCTCCCACCGTTTGCCGCCTTGCCGACCAGATCATCGTGGAACTAAATGCTGCTCACAGCAAAAATGCTATGGGATTGCACGATGTATACGAACCGCTTGATCCGCCTTACCGTCGCGAAATACCTATCTATAAACCAAGTGACCGCATCGGTCAACCGTTTATCCAGGTAGACCCTAAAAAGATTGTAGGCATTGTGGAAACCAACTGGCCGGACGAAGCACGTGGTTTTGCCGACGCAGACCCGTTGACTGACAAGATTGGTCAGAATGTAGCTGACTTCTTGGCTGCGGATATGAAGCGCGGAATCATTCCGTCAACCTTCCTGCCGTTACAATCCGGTGTAGGTAATATTGCTAACGCTGTGCTCGGTGCACTGGGACGCGACAAAACCATTCCGGCATTCGAAATGTATACGGAAGTTATTCAGAATTCCGTAATCGGATTGATCCGCGACGGTCGCGTGAAGTTCGGTAGTGCTTGCTCACTCACTGTAACAAACGACTGTCTGCAAGGTATCTATGATGATATGGACTTCTTCCGTGATAAACTGGTGCTCCGCCCGTCGGAAATCTCCAATAGTCCGGAAGTTGTACGCCGTCTGGGGGTTATCTCTATCAACACGGCTATCGAAGCTGACCTCTACGGAAACGTCAACTCTACACATATCGGCGGTACGAAGATGATGAACGGTATCGGCGGAAGCGGTGACTTCACACGCAACGCTTATATTTCCATCTTTACTTGTCCGTCCGTTGCCAAGGAAGGTAAGATCAGCGCCATTGTTCCGATGGTATCTCACCACGACCATACAGAACATGACGTAAACATCGTCATTACTGAACAAGGCGTTGCCGACTTGCGTGGTAAGAGCCCGAAAGAACGCGCGCAGGCAATCATCGAAAACTGCGTTCATCCGGATTACAAGAATATCCTCTGGGATTATTTGAAAATAACTGATGGTAAGTCTCAGACTCCGCAAGCAGTCCGCGCTGCATTGGCTATGCATGCGGAATTGGCAAAAAGTGGAGATATGAAGAATGTAGATTGGGCACAGTATAAGTAA
- the dacB gene encoding D-alanyl-D-alanine carboxypeptidase/D-alanyl-D-alanine endopeptidase, translated as MKIVKLILLFIPIVLWGQNTNAKSLSSRLDTLIKYQLPAGSNVGISVYDLTTGKSLYTYQSDKLSRPASTMKLLTTITALARPDADEPFKTEVWYQGVIERDTLKGDIYVVGGYDPEFDDEALDSLVNTVSRFPFSVIAGNVYGDVSMKDSIYWGSGWAWDDTPASYQPYLSPLMLNKGLVTVTASPGEKGEMANIECVPVSSYYTVTNETQSRTPSAGRFGVSRDWLQNGNNVIIKGNVESKRIGTVNIYSSQDFFMHTFLERLQAKGIQCPADYAFNELQKDSLSVQMALFETSTQDVVNQIMKESDNLNAQALLCRLGAQATGKKRISDEDGLSAIRKQIKALGGDADSYKLADGCGLSNYNYISPDLLVSFLKFAYSRTDVFQKLYKALPIGGVDGTLKYRMQRGTPSHKNVHAKTGSFTAINCLAGYLRAANGHEVAFAIMNQNVLSGAKARAFQDAVCDEVIK; from the coding sequence ATGAAAATTGTAAAACTGATTCTCTTATTTATTCCCATAGTACTATGGGGGCAGAATACGAATGCTAAGAGTCTCTCTTCCCGCTTGGATACCCTGATAAAATATCAGCTTCCTGCCGGTTCCAACGTTGGTATATCCGTATACGATCTGACTACAGGGAAATCCTTATATACCTATCAATCGGATAAACTTTCCCGTCCGGCCTCTACCATGAAGTTGCTGACTACCATTACCGCCCTTGCCCGCCCCGATGCGGATGAACCTTTTAAAACGGAGGTATGGTATCAGGGAGTGATTGAACGGGATACACTGAAAGGTGACATATATGTTGTCGGTGGATATGATCCTGAATTTGATGATGAAGCTTTGGACTCGCTGGTGAATACGGTGAGCCGCTTTCCCTTCTCGGTGATAGCGGGCAATGTATACGGTGATGTTTCTATGAAAGACTCCATCTATTGGGGAAGTGGCTGGGCATGGGATGATACGCCTGCCTCATACCAACCCTATCTCTCACCGTTGATGCTGAATAAAGGTCTGGTTACCGTAACCGCTTCTCCGGGTGAGAAAGGAGAAATGGCAAATATCGAATGTGTTCCCGTCTCTTCTTATTATACTGTGACCAATGAAACCCAGTCCCGTACTCCTTCTGCCGGACGTTTCGGTGTTTCCCGGGATTGGTTGCAGAATGGCAATAATGTGATTATTAAAGGAAACGTGGAAAGTAAGCGGATAGGTACGGTGAATATCTATTCCTCCCAGGATTTCTTTATGCATACTTTTCTTGAACGCCTGCAAGCAAAAGGTATCCAATGCCCCGCCGATTATGCTTTCAACGAATTGCAAAAAGATAGCCTTTCAGTGCAAATGGCTTTGTTTGAGACTTCCACTCAGGATGTAGTCAATCAGATAATGAAAGAAAGCGATAATCTGAATGCCCAGGCTTTGCTTTGTCGTTTGGGTGCCCAAGCTACCGGTAAAAAACGAATTTCGGATGAAGACGGGCTTTCTGCCATTCGTAAGCAGATAAAAGCTTTGGGAGGAGATGCGGATAGCTATAAACTGGCTGATGGCTGTGGGCTTTCCAATTATAATTATATCTCTCCTGATCTGCTGGTTTCTTTCCTGAAGTTTGCTTATTCGCGCACGGATGTTTTTCAGAAGTTGTATAAGGCTTTGCCTATCGGCGGTGTGGACGGAACATTAAAATACCGGATGCAACGCGGGACTCCCTCTCATAAGAATGTACATGCCAAAACCGGGTCCTTTACAGCTATTAATTGCTTGGCCGGCTATTTGCGTGCCGCAAACGGGCATGAAGTGGCTTTTGCCATCATGAATCAGAATGTACTTTCAGGAGCTAAAGCACGTGCTTTTCAGGATGCGGTATGTGACGAAGTAATAAAATAG
- a CDS encoding alpha-N-acetylglucosaminidase → MKNFCLITLFICFSGLPVWGGGTSEKAVYDLIERVTPGYASQYRLEIIQPENGSDVYEVDGDGQRIILRGNNAVSLATAFNWYLKYTCHAHVSWFGNQLKLPAKLPQPANKERRIINGKYRVYMNYCTVSYTAAWWNWERWQQELDYMAMNAINMPLFSVGLDGVWYNTLLRFNFTEEEARAFLTGPGHSAWQWMQNIQSYGGPLPKSVIDKHVILGKKILARQLELGMQPIQQGFSGYVPRELQAKYPQAKISMKRKWCGFDGTAQLDPTDPLFHEMGLAFLEEQDKLFGSYGVYAADPFHESAPPIDTPEYLTGVGQTIHKLFQTFDAGALWVMQAWSMREDIVKAVPKESLLILDLNGSKTAANGGWGYPVIAGNLHNFGGRINMHGDLALLASNQYKKAKARYPNVCGSGLFMEAIEQNPVYYELAFEMPNHADSIPLQAWLAAYAERRYGAKSAAAGTAWMYLLEGPYRRGTNGTERSSIVAARPALNVKKSGPNAGLGIPYEPMLVIRAQSQLLKDADKLAFSKPYRFDIVDVQRQMMTNLGQLVHKKAAEAFVAKDKAAFALHSGRFLELLRDMDELLYTRSEYSFDRWLTEARSWGETKEEKDLMERDATSLVTIWGADGDPRIFDYSWREWAGLINGYYLPRWQKFYAMLQGHLDAGTDYQEEGLPLAYGREDFRANDFYNRLAEWELAYVDQTGKARTPVTHGDELVVTCRLFDKYLKLSREYYADFSGVGEIKEECTYENVGEE, encoded by the coding sequence ATGAAGAATTTCTGTTTGATTACCTTATTTATTTGTTTCAGTGGTTTGCCGGTATGGGGTGGCGGAACGTCGGAAAAGGCAGTGTATGACCTGATAGAGCGGGTTACTCCCGGTTATGCTTCGCAGTATCGGTTAGAGATAATACAGCCGGAAAATGGAAGTGATGTTTATGAAGTGGATGGTGACGGGCAGAGAATTATTCTGCGGGGAAACAATGCTGTCTCCTTGGCAACTGCTTTCAACTGGTATTTGAAGTATACGTGCCACGCCCATGTATCCTGGTTTGGTAATCAATTGAAATTGCCTGCGAAATTGCCACAACCTGCGAATAAAGAACGGAGGATTATTAATGGAAAATACCGCGTTTACATGAACTATTGCACGGTAAGCTATACTGCGGCGTGGTGGAATTGGGAACGTTGGCAACAAGAACTGGACTACATGGCGATGAATGCTATCAATATGCCTTTGTTTTCTGTAGGGCTGGATGGTGTATGGTATAATACGCTGTTACGTTTTAATTTTACGGAAGAAGAAGCCCGGGCTTTTCTCACTGGGCCGGGACATTCGGCGTGGCAGTGGATGCAGAATATTCAGAGTTATGGAGGTCCTTTGCCTAAATCGGTGATAGACAAGCATGTCATATTGGGTAAAAAGATACTGGCGCGTCAGTTGGAATTAGGGATGCAACCTATTCAGCAGGGCTTTTCAGGATATGTTCCGCGGGAATTGCAAGCTAAATATCCGCAAGCCAAAATCAGCATGAAACGGAAGTGGTGTGGTTTTGACGGTACTGCTCAACTAGACCCGACTGACCCTTTGTTTCATGAAATGGGCTTGGCTTTTCTGGAAGAGCAAGATAAATTGTTTGGTAGTTATGGGGTATACGCAGCCGATCCTTTTCATGAGAGCGCTCCCCCGATAGATACACCTGAATATCTGACAGGGGTGGGACAGACCATACATAAGCTTTTCCAGACATTTGATGCGGGAGCTTTGTGGGTGATGCAGGCATGGAGTATGCGGGAAGATATAGTGAAAGCTGTTCCTAAGGAATCTTTACTGATATTGGACTTAAACGGATCGAAAACTGCTGCTAACGGTGGTTGGGGATATCCTGTGATAGCTGGTAATCTTCATAATTTTGGCGGACGTATCAATATGCATGGCGATTTAGCTTTGCTGGCTTCTAACCAGTATAAGAAAGCGAAGGCGCGTTATCCGAATGTGTGCGGGTCCGGACTTTTTATGGAGGCCATTGAGCAGAATCCTGTTTACTATGAACTGGCTTTTGAAATGCCCAATCATGCTGATAGTATCCCTTTGCAGGCATGGCTTGCAGCTTATGCCGAACGTCGGTATGGAGCGAAATCTGCTGCTGCCGGAACAGCGTGGATGTACCTGTTGGAAGGTCCTTATCGTCGGGGTACGAATGGAACGGAAAGGAGCTCTATTGTAGCTGCTCGTCCGGCATTGAATGTAAAGAAGTCTGGCCCGAATGCGGGTTTGGGTATTCCTTATGAACCGATGTTGGTGATTCGGGCTCAATCGCAACTTTTGAAGGATGCTGATAAACTGGCATTTTCCAAACCTTATCGTTTTGATATTGTAGATGTGCAACGCCAGATGATGACTAATCTGGGGCAATTAGTGCACAAAAAGGCGGCAGAAGCATTTGTTGCCAAAGATAAGGCGGCCTTTGCCTTGCACTCAGGGCGTTTCCTTGAATTATTGAGAGATATGGATGAACTGCTTTATACACGCAGTGAGTATAGTTTTGACAGATGGTTGACGGAAGCCCGCAGTTGGGGAGAGACTAAAGAGGAAAAGGATCTGATGGAACGTGATGCAACTTCATTGGTCACTATTTGGGGAGCTGATGGTGATCCGCGTATATTTGATTATTCATGGAGGGAATGGGCAGGTTTGATTAATGGGTATTATTTGCCTCGCTGGCAGAAATTCTATGCAATGTTGCAGGGACATTTGGATGCAGGTACTGACTATCAGGAGGAAGGGCTACCCCTGGCTTACGGTAGAGAAGATTTCCGTGCAAACGACTTTTACAACCGGCTTGCTGAATGGGAACTTGCCTATGTGGATCAGACGGGTAAAGCACGAACACCTGTCACTCATGGGGATGAACTGGTCGTTACCTGTCGTTTGTTTGATAAATACCTGAAACTGTCTCGTGAATATTATGCGGACTTCTCGGGTGTGGGAGAAATCAAGGAAGAATGTACTTATGAAAATGTCGGTGAGGAGTAA
- the lpdA gene encoding dihydrolipoyl dehydrogenase produces the protein MKYQVAIIGGGPAGYTAAETAGKAGLSVVLFEKQNLGGVCLNEGCIPTKTLLYSAKTYDAARHASKYAVNVSEVSFDLPKIIARKQKVVRKLVLGVKGKLTAHGVNIVQGEATIIDKNTVQCGGETYECENLILCTGSETFVPPIPGVDTVPFWTHRDALDNKELPASLAIIGGGVIGIEFASFFNSLGVQVTVIEMLDEILGGMDKELSAMLRAEYAKRGIKFMLSTKVVSITEASSDDGKPQVQVNYENAEGAGAVLADRLLMSVGRRPVIKGFGLENLDLRRTERGNICVNECMQASVPGIYVCGDLTGFSLLAHTAVREAEVAVHTILGQKDAMSYWAIPGVVYTNPEIAGVGQTEEVLQLKGINYRVVKLPMAYSGRFVAENEGVNGVCKLLIADDETIVGAHVLGNPASEIITLAGMAIELKLTTTEWKKIIFPHPTVSEIFKEAL, from the coding sequence ATGAAATACCAAGTTGCCATTATCGGTGGAGGTCCTGCTGGATATACTGCTGCCGAAACAGCCGGAAAAGCCGGTTTGAGTGTAGTGTTGTTCGAGAAACAGAATTTGGGTGGAGTCTGCCTCAATGAAGGCTGTATCCCTACCAAGACCTTGTTGTATTCGGCAAAGACGTATGATGCTGCGCGTCATGCTTCCAAATATGCGGTGAATGTTTCCGAAGTCTCATTTGACTTGCCGAAGATTATTGCCCGCAAACAGAAGGTAGTGCGCAAGCTGGTGCTGGGCGTTAAAGGCAAACTGACGGCACACGGTGTAAATATCGTGCAGGGAGAGGCTACTATCATTGACAAGAATACCGTGCAGTGTGGTGGCGAAACTTATGAATGTGAAAACCTGATTCTTTGTACGGGTTCGGAAACCTTTGTTCCGCCTATTCCCGGTGTGGATACCGTACCTTTCTGGACGCATCGCGACGCTTTGGATAATAAGGAGCTTCCCGCGTCACTTGCCATTATCGGTGGTGGAGTGATTGGCATCGAGTTTGCTTCTTTCTTCAATAGTCTGGGCGTGCAGGTCACTGTGATAGAGATGCTTGATGAAATTTTGGGCGGCATGGATAAGGAGCTTTCCGCTATGTTGCGTGCAGAGTATGCCAAACGTGGAATTAAGTTTATGCTTAGCACAAAAGTGGTATCTATTACTGAGGCTTCTTCCGATGATGGGAAACCACAGGTACAGGTGAATTATGAGAATGCGGAAGGTGCAGGTGCTGTATTGGCTGATAGATTATTGATGAGCGTAGGCCGTCGTCCGGTGATAAAAGGATTCGGACTCGAAAACCTGGACTTACGAAGGACTGAACGGGGAAATATCTGTGTGAACGAATGTATGCAGGCCTCTGTTCCGGGCATATATGTATGTGGTGATCTGACGGGTTTCTCTTTGCTGGCACATACAGCCGTGCGTGAGGCGGAAGTAGCCGTACATACCATACTTGGCCAGAAGGATGCTATGAGCTATTGGGCTATTCCCGGGGTGGTATATACCAATCCGGAGATTGCCGGTGTGGGGCAAACGGAAGAGGTTCTGCAACTAAAAGGTATCAACTATCGGGTTGTAAAGCTTCCAATGGCCTACTCAGGGCGTTTCGTTGCTGAAAATGAAGGTGTGAATGGAGTTTGCAAACTTCTGATTGCGGATGATGAAACGATAGTGGGGGCGCATGTATTGGGCAATCCGGCTTCTGAAATCATCACTTTGGCAGGTATGGCCATCGAGTTGAAACTGACTACTACGGAATGGAAGAAAATCATTTTCCCCCATCCTACGGTTTCTGAAATCTTTAAGGAAGCATTATGA
- the miaB gene encoding tRNA (N6-isopentenyl adenosine(37)-C2)-methylthiotransferase MiaB, translated as MEKVTGADFKSATADDNKKLFIETYGCQMNVADSEVIASVMQMAGYSTADTLEEADAVFMNTCSIRDNAEQKILNRLEFFYSLKKKKRNLIVGVLGCMAERVKDDLITNHHVDLVVGPDAYLTLPDLVAAVEAGEKAINVELSTTETYRDVIPSRICGNHISGFVSIMRGCNNFCTYCIVPYTRGRERSRDVESILNEVSDLVAKGYKEVTLLGQNVNSYRFEKPDGEVVTFPMLLRIVAEAAPGVRVRFTTSHPKDMSDETLEVIAQVPNVCKHIHLPVQSGSSRILKLMNRKYTREWYLDRVDAIHRIVPDCGLSTDIFSGFHSETEEDHQLSLSLMEKCAYDSAFMFKYSERPGTYASKHLPDDVPEEVKIRRLNEIIALQNRLSAESNARCIGKTYEVLVEGVSKRSREQLVGRTEQNRVVVFDRGTHRIGDFVMVKITEASSATLKGEEV; from the coding sequence ATGGAAAAAGTAACGGGAGCAGACTTTAAATCTGCAACTGCTGATGACAACAAGAAGTTGTTCATCGAAACCTATGGCTGCCAGATGAATGTGGCGGACAGTGAAGTTATTGCCTCTGTGATGCAGATGGCGGGATATTCAACGGCTGATACGCTGGAAGAAGCGGATGCAGTGTTTATGAACACTTGCTCCATTCGTGACAATGCCGAGCAGAAAATTCTCAATCGTCTGGAATTTTTCTATTCGCTCAAAAAGAAGAAACGTAATTTGATTGTGGGAGTACTGGGATGTATGGCTGAGCGGGTAAAGGATGATCTGATCACTAATCATCATGTTGATCTGGTGGTAGGTCCTGATGCTTATCTTACTCTTCCTGACTTGGTTGCTGCTGTGGAGGCGGGCGAGAAAGCTATCAATGTAGAACTTTCTACCACTGAGACCTATCGGGATGTTATCCCCTCGCGTATCTGCGGTAATCACATTTCCGGGTTTGTATCCATCATGCGTGGATGTAACAACTTCTGTACCTACTGCATTGTTCCTTATACCCGTGGACGGGAACGCAGCCGTGATGTGGAAAGCATTCTTAATGAAGTGTCCGACTTGGTGGCGAAAGGTTATAAAGAAGTCACTTTGCTGGGGCAGAATGTCAACTCTTATCGTTTTGAGAAACCGGACGGAGAAGTTGTAACTTTCCCTATGCTGCTCCGCATCGTAGCTGAGGCTGCGCCAGGTGTGCGTGTCCGTTTCACTACTTCGCACCCCAAGGATATGAGTGACGAAACGCTGGAAGTCATTGCACAGGTTCCCAACGTGTGCAAACATATCCACCTGCCTGTACAGAGTGGAAGTTCCCGTATCCTGAAACTGATGAATCGTAAATATACCCGTGAATGGTATCTGGACCGTGTAGATGCTATCCATCGCATTGTTCCCGATTGTGGTTTATCCACAGATATCTTCTCAGGCTTCCATTCCGAAACGGAAGAAGATCATCAGCTTTCCCTTTCTCTGATGGAGAAATGTGCTTACGACTCAGCTTTTATGTTTAAGTATTCTGAGCGTCCGGGTACTTATGCTTCCAAGCATTTGCCGGATGATGTACCCGAAGAGGTAAAGATACGTCGGTTGAATGAGATTATTGCTCTGCAAAACCGCCTCTCCGCCGAGTCTAATGCCCGCTGTATCGGTAAGACGTATGAAGTTCTGGTGGAAGGAGTTTCCAAGCGTTCGCGCGAACAGCTTGTAGGACGTACGGAGCAAAACCGTGTCGTGGTGTTCGACCGTGGTACGCACCGTATTGGTGATTTTGTAATGGTGAAGATTACAGAAGCCAGTTCAGCAACGCTGAAGGGAGAAGAGGTTTGA
- a CDS encoding DUF3836 domain-containing protein encodes MKTTSLFKAVALVAIMVASVLNSEVKAQDGFITNQVMNGELVASKTIFKQEGSYLQRHMQYTFTYDDQNRLISKEASKWDGAKDAWVPYFKMTYQYSDNEITMNYARWNESHKAYDEAVQKSVYELNDANMPTAYKAYKQDNKNKSDWTLVNHKQMDFTTNLLAIAK; translated from the coding sequence ATGAAAACTACAAGTTTATTTAAAGCAGTCGCATTGGTAGCTATTATGGTAGCAAGTGTTCTCAACTCCGAAGTGAAAGCTCAGGACGGTTTCATAACAAATCAAGTGATGAACGGCGAATTAGTCGCATCCAAAACTATCTTCAAGCAAGAAGGCTCTTATCTGCAACGCCACATGCAATACACTTTTACTTATGACGACCAAAACCGTCTGATTAGCAAAGAAGCATCCAAATGGGATGGTGCAAAAGATGCATGGGTGCCCTATTTCAAAATGACTTACCAGTACAGCGATAATGAAATAACCATGAATTACGCCCGCTGGAACGAATCTCACAAAGCTTATGATGAAGCCGTTCAGAAAAGTGTATACGAACTGAATGACGCAAATATGCCGACGGCTTACAAAGCCTACAAGCAAGACAATAAGAATAAATCAGATTGGACTCTGGTTAACCACAAGCAGATGGACTTCACGACCAATCTATTAGCAATTGCAAAGTAA
- a CDS encoding AraC family transcriptional regulator, producing MSIGFSEGKLWLKPSSLSADSASQCLKGGFPVSYIAHNYDRPIKISDIGRTVGLHPDYANAIFKKAFGCTLSRYVAEERIGHVKRKLILTDMSITQIAFDCGFNSISRFNSTFLDICGQTPRHYREQNK from the coding sequence TTGTCGATAGGATTCTCGGAGGGGAAGTTGTGGTTGAAGCCGTCGAGTCTGAGTGCGGACTCGGCAAGCCAATGTTTGAAAGGTGGGTTTCCGGTGAGCTATATTGCCCACAACTATGACCGTCCAATAAAGATTTCCGATATTGGGCGGACCGTGGGACTTCACCCCGATTACGCCAATGCCATTTTCAAGAAGGCCTTTGGCTGTACGTTAAGTCGTTACGTGGCAGAAGAGCGGATAGGCCACGTCAAACGCAAACTTATCCTGACAGACATGAGCATAACGCAGATAGCCTTTGACTGCGGATTCAATTCAATCAGCCGTTTCAACAGTACCTTTCTTGACATCTGCGGGCAGACTCCCCGGCACTATCGCGAACAGAACAAGTGA
- a CDS encoding vitamin K epoxide reductase family protein, producing MTGADNISVVLYQYLRTLSVRVSRDTVHRLLSTPLGDSMRGVSNALDALHIKNEVFRLLSHDYFSKLETPFITMLEVDKKSFCVVTKKDGFIVEFINGEGGKQHVKVDKFLQHWTGTVLLGEPTEATPNEQFYIMRNIVFYLLRYRFIIALLFVLILGLQTAFCQSRSLAFMFYLSALVFGILVSVAILYKERVNGEFMERFCNIGKVVNCNEVFHSKGASIAGLGLGELSLLYFAPLYLFSLIRQDDFYIISVVCCAVAVTLSLYSIIYQVFILRKACMLCVLADFAVWGSAVALYILKNDFVMELSLSSLFAFVVIGYICLIFELQLRAIQTGEKERIILKKYFGSLLNPETFQTLLALKPQIGKMVSRDIALHNQKEGSNELMIVTNPNCKNCASVHRHIVEIASSVPVSLVLVTFPNDRLGEEIAQVIIAAYYVVGWDRAIELLREWYETRHMEDAGIYSITAEVRDVWTKQQIYCREQKISKTPSVIVNKHYVPEVYPLSDLRFVLT from the coding sequence ATGACCGGGGCTGATAACATCAGTGTCGTACTTTATCAATATCTGCGGACATTGTCCGTGAGAGTAAGTAGAGATACTGTACATCGCCTGCTTAGTACTCCGTTGGGAGACAGTATGCGCGGCGTCAGTAATGCACTGGATGCGCTTCATATAAAAAATGAGGTATTTCGGCTCCTGTCACATGATTACTTTTCAAAACTGGAAACTCCTTTTATCACAATGCTTGAGGTGGACAAAAAATCTTTTTGTGTTGTGACGAAAAAGGACGGTTTCATCGTAGAATTTATCAATGGAGAGGGTGGAAAACAGCATGTAAAGGTAGACAAGTTTCTACAGCATTGGACAGGTACAGTCCTATTGGGAGAACCTACTGAAGCAACACCGAACGAGCAATTTTATATAATGAGAAATATCGTATTTTATTTATTGCGTTATAGATTCATTATTGCTTTGCTCTTTGTCCTGATATTGGGACTCCAGACTGCATTTTGTCAGAGTCGGTCGCTTGCCTTTATGTTCTATTTATCTGCATTGGTTTTTGGAATACTCGTATCTGTCGCCATCCTCTACAAAGAGCGGGTGAACGGGGAGTTCATGGAGCGATTCTGTAATATCGGTAAGGTAGTGAATTGCAATGAAGTGTTCCACTCTAAAGGGGCAAGTATAGCAGGGTTAGGGTTAGGGGAATTATCTCTGCTATACTTTGCGCCTCTTTATCTATTCTCGCTTATCCGGCAGGATGATTTTTATATAATTTCTGTTGTATGTTGTGCTGTAGCCGTGACGCTTTCTTTATACTCTATTATTTATCAGGTTTTTATTTTGCGTAAAGCCTGCATGCTTTGTGTATTGGCTGATTTTGCAGTATGGGGTAGTGCGGTAGCTCTTTATATATTGAAAAATGATTTTGTAATGGAGCTGTCATTATCCTCACTTTTCGCATTTGTGGTCATAGGGTATATCTGTTTGATTTTTGAACTACAGTTAAGAGCCATACAAACCGGAGAAAAGGAAAGGATTATTTTAAAGAAATATTTTGGCAGCCTGCTTAACCCGGAAACTTTTCAAACATTGTTGGCATTAAAACCTCAGATCGGGAAAATGGTAAGTCGGGATATTGCATTGCATAATCAAAAAGAAGGTAGTAATGAATTGATGATAGTGACTAATCCCAATTGCAAGAATTGTGCAAGTGTTCATCGTCATATAGTAGAAATTGCTTCAAGTGTTCCCGTGTCATTAGTATTGGTAACATTTCCAAATGATAGGTTGGGTGAGGAAATTGCCCAGGTTATTATTGCGGCTTATTACGTTGTCGGTTGGGATAGGGCAATAGAGCTTTTGCGGGAGTGGTATGAAACCAGGCACATGGAAGACGCGGGTATATATAGTATAACGGCTGAGGTACGTGATGTGTGGACAAAACAACAGATATATTGTCGGGAACAAAAGATAAGTAAAACCCCTTCTGTCATAGTGAATAAGCATTATGTGCCGGAGGTATACCCATTATCAGATTTAAGATTTGTATTGACATAA